A genomic stretch from Acidobacteriota bacterium includes:
- a CDS encoding MATE family efflux transporter, producing the protein MSFVNVVSNGRRTLAARNAQLWGDVRDAVRAVPRDYTRGSLGRAVLLLAVPMVLEMGMQSVFSVVDVYFVGRLGSEAVAVLGLSDSLIALVFAVSIGLSMGATAMVARRVGEGAPERAAAAAVQAIAAGGAVSLAIGVAGVVWASDLLVLLGATPELAASGRTFTAIMLGGCVTVTLLFMINGIFRGAGDPVLAMRALWLANLVNIVLDPILIFGLGPIPAFGLEGAAIATTVGRGLGVAYQLRALTSGNGRVAVDWRRVRIETQTMLRLLRVSGIGILQYLVGTASFVGLIRILAPFGDTVLAGYTVAVRIIIFVLLPVWGVGNAAATLVGQNLGAGQPDRAERAVWFTARLNTVLLGIVGVIFVVFARPIVGLLAADPEVVALAATCLRIVACSYVFWGFGLVTVLAFNGAGDTTTPTWINFFVYWVVQLPLAWTLAGPAGLGPTGVFVTVAVCQTLMAVVGVLAFRRGGWKKRVL; encoded by the coding sequence ATGTCTTTCGTCAACGTGGTTTCCAACGGCCGCCGCACCCTGGCGGCCCGCAACGCGCAACTCTGGGGCGACGTGCGCGACGCCGTGCGCGCCGTGCCCCGCGACTACACCCGCGGCAGCCTCGGGCGCGCCGTCCTGCTGCTGGCGGTGCCGATGGTCCTCGAGATGGGGATGCAGTCGGTGTTCTCGGTCGTCGACGTCTACTTCGTGGGCCGTCTCGGGTCGGAGGCGGTCGCCGTTCTCGGCTTGTCCGATTCGCTCATCGCCCTGGTGTTCGCCGTCTCCATCGGTCTCAGCATGGGAGCCACGGCGATGGTGGCGCGGCGCGTCGGCGAGGGGGCGCCCGAGCGCGCCGCGGCCGCCGCTGTGCAGGCCATCGCCGCCGGAGGCGCGGTGTCGTTGGCGATCGGCGTGGCCGGGGTCGTCTGGGCCTCCGATCTGCTGGTGCTGCTGGGCGCCACGCCGGAGCTGGCGGCGAGCGGCCGGACCTTCACGGCGATCATGCTCGGCGGCTGCGTCACGGTGACGCTGCTGTTCATGATCAACGGCATCTTCCGCGGGGCGGGCGATCCGGTGCTGGCGATGCGGGCGCTGTGGCTGGCGAACCTCGTCAACATCGTGCTGGACCCGATCCTGATCTTCGGTCTGGGACCCATCCCGGCGTTCGGGCTCGAAGGGGCGGCGATCGCGACGACGGTGGGGCGCGGCCTGGGCGTCGCCTACCAGCTTCGGGCGCTCACGAGCGGCAACGGCCGCGTGGCCGTCGACTGGCGGCGGGTGCGCATCGAGACGCAGACCATGCTGCGCCTGCTCCGTGTCAGCGGCATCGGCATCCTGCAGTACCTGGTCGGGACCGCCAGCTTCGTCGGTCTCATCCGCATCCTGGCGCCGTTCGGCGACACGGTGCTGGCGGGCTACACGGTCGCGGTGCGGATCATCATCTTCGTGCTGCTGCCGGTCTGGGGCGTCGGCAACGCCGCCGCGACGCTGGTGGGGCAGAACCTGGGCGCCGGCCAACCGGATCGCGCCGAGCGCGCGGTCTGGTTCACCGCGCGCCTGAACACGGTGCTGCTGGGCATCGTCGGCGTGATCTTCGTGGTCTTCGCCCGGCCCATCGTCGGGTTGCTGGCGGCCGATCCGGAGGTCGTGGCGCTGGCCGCCACCTGCCTGCGCATCGTGGCCTGCAGCTACGTGTTCTGGGGCTTCGGCCTCGTCACCGTACTGGCGTTCAACGGGGCGGGGGACACGACCACGCCGACGTGGATCAACTTCTTCGTCTACTGGGTGGTGCAGCTCCCGCTCGCGTGGACGCTCGCGGGCCCGGCCGGTCTGGGGCCAACCGGGGTGTTCGTGACGGTCGCGGTCTGCCAGACGCTGATGGCGGTGGTGGGCGTGCTCGCGTTCCGGCGCGGCGGTTGGAAGAAGCGGGTGCTATAG
- a CDS encoding DUF86 domain-containing protein produces MTDPELVAKRLAIIETSVRELRELARPAAIHADVREARFVEHTLQIAIQAVLDTASHIVSDERLGEPRTNRELFDLLDGAGWIPPVLADALRDMAGFRNVLVHGYDTVDLEIVRDVVEHHLGELLQFADTVRKRIGR; encoded by the coding sequence ATGACAGATCCGGAGCTGGTCGCGAAACGGCTCGCGATCATCGAGACGAGCGTCCGCGAGCTGCGCGAGCTGGCCCGCCCGGCGGCGATTCACGCCGATGTTCGCGAGGCGCGGTTCGTAGAGCACACGCTGCAGATCGCTATCCAGGCGGTTCTCGACACCGCGTCGCACATCGTGTCCGACGAAAGGCTGGGGGAGCCGCGGACCAACCGCGAGCTGTTCGACCTGCTCGATGGGGCGGGCTGGATCCCGCCGGTGCTGGCCGACGCGCTGCGGGACATGGCCGGCTTCCGGAACGTGCTCGTGCACGGTTACGACACGGTCGATCTCGAAATCGTCCGCGACGTGGTCGAGCACCATCTCGGCGAGCTTCTGCAGTTCGCCGACACGGTGCGGAAGCGCATCGGCAGATGA